The genomic DNA ACGCTGATCGCCTCCACCGGACACATCTCCGCCGCCTCGGTCAGCTCCGCCGAGCCCGCACCCGGGCCCGGCCGGGCCTCGGCCCGCCCGTCCGCGCCCAGCGCCAGGTCGTCCGGCGCCGTCGCCGCGCACAGCCCCGTGCCCACGCACCTGACCCGGTCGACCTCGACCAGCACCGCACCCGGGCCCTCCGCGCCCCCGCTCACCAGCTCAGCCCCAGGGACAGCGGGCTGCGGGTCAGCAGGCCCTGCCGCCACTCGATCGAGTCCACCGGCGCGGACAGCCGCATCCCCGGCACCCGGCGGGCCAGCTTGTGCAGGCCGAGCTCCAGCTCCATCCGGGCCAGCCACGCGCCCAGGCAGTGGTGCGGGCCCGCGCCGAAGGTCAGGCTCGGCCCGGCCAACGGCCCGAACAGGTCAGTTTCCTCCGCCGGGTACACCAGCGGGTCGTGGTTGCCGGCGGTGGTGTCCGCCGCGACCACCGCGCCCGCCGGGATCAGCACCCCGCCGACCTCCACGTCCTCCACCGCCCGGCGCAGCATCCCCGGCAGCGCGTCCCGGTCGCCCAGCGGGATCCGGCGCAGGATCTGCTCGGTCGCCGCGGCCGCCGCCTCCGGGTCGGCGCCGATCCGCCGCCACGCCGCACGGTCCCGGTCCAGCAGGTACACCAGCGCGTTGCCGAGCGAGGTCATCGTGGTCTCGTGCCCCGCCACCACCAGCCCGCAGACCAGCGCGGTCAGCTGCTGCTCGCTCACCCCGCCGGTCTGGTCCGCCGCCTGGACCAGGCTGCTCACCAGGTCCTCGCCCGGGCTCTTGCGGCGCTCGGTCAGCAGCTGGTAGCCGAACTCGCCGAACTCCCGCATCGCGGTGGCGATCTCCTCGGCGGAGTACGCGGTGACCGACAGCGCGTGGTCGCTCCAGTGCGCGAGGCGCTCCAGGTCCAGCCCGTCCAGGTCCATCAGGCGGCTGATCACGGCGACCGGCAGCGGACGGGTGAAGTTCGCCACCGCGTCCACCGGCGGCCCCGCCGCCACCAGCTCCTCGACCAGGGTGTCCACCACGCCCGACACCCACGGCCGCCAGCGCTCGATGGCGCGCGGGGTGAACGCCCGCTGCACGGTCCGGCGGATCCGCTGGTGCTCCGGCCCGTCACTGTTGAGCAGGGAGTCCGGGTCGTCCAGGATGTTCGGCGTCACGGTGACCGGCGGCGCGCCCGCGGCGTACAGCGACGAGCGGTTGATCCGCG from Kitasatospora terrestris includes the following:
- a CDS encoding cytochrome P450, with the translated sequence MTTADTPPLVPLHCLRHAEPGPPRLVALPTGTPAWLVTRHADVRQVLADPRINRSSLYAAGAPPVTVTPNILDDPDSLLNSDGPEHQRIRRTVQRAFTPRAIERWRPWVSGVVDTLVEELVAAGPPVDAVANFTRPLPVAVISRLMDLDGLDLERLAHWSDHALSVTAYSAEEIATAMREFGEFGYQLLTERRKSPGEDLVSSLVQAADQTGGVSEQQLTALVCGLVVAGHETTMTSLGNALVYLLDRDRAAWRRIGADPEAAAAATEQILRRIPLGDRDALPGMLRRAVEDVEVGGVLIPAGAVVAADTTAGNHDPLVYPAEETDLFGPLAGPSLTFGAGPHHCLGAWLARMELELGLHKLARRVPGMRLSAPVDSIEWRQGLLTRSPLSLGLSW
- a CDS encoding ferredoxin, producing the protein MSGGAEGPGAVLVEVDRVRCVGTGLCAATAPDDLALGADGRAEARPGPGAGSAELTEAAEMCPVEAISVRLAATGERIAPL